The Brassica napus cultivar Da-Ae chromosome C7, Da-Ae, whole genome shotgun sequence genome has a segment encoding these proteins:
- the LOC125590624 gene encoding glutathione S-transferase T2-like, producing MDTPSFVNLLNSQNPVDLDAPEHVWMSSQSSNVKERRKWSPKEDKILIGAWLNTSKDAVVSNEQKADAFWKRIVDYYNASPLLVGTAPRELGQCKQRWARINEGVCKFIGCYDAALRCQSSGQNEDDVMKAALDFYYNDHSIKFNLEHAWRELRHDSKWCSTYLPKEGPKEKRKQVLEVDGDEEVREPEARPIGVKAAKAVLKRKKSSKELELSKLEALFEIKQKLSNQKILERLIAKQDPLSEMETSLKNKLMSEMLQ from the coding sequence ATGGATACCCCTAGTTTTGTTAACCTCCTCAATAGCCAAAATCCCGTTGATCTTGATGCACCTGAACATGTTTGGATGAGTAGCCAGAGTTCAAATGTTAAGGAGAGGCGTAAGTGGTCTCCCAAAGAGGATAAAATCCTGATTGGGGCTTGGCTTAACACAAGCAAAGACGCTGTGGTGAGCAATGAGCAGAAAGCTGACGCTTTTTGGAAGAGAATCGTTGATTACTACAATGCAAGCCCTCTCTTGGTTGGGACAGCACCTAGGGAGCTCGGTCAGTGCAAGCAGCGGTGGGCGAGGATTAACGAGGGCGTCTGTAAGTTCATTGGCTGCTACGACGCGGCTCTGAGGTGCCAGAGTAGTGGTCAAAACGAGGATGACGTGATGAAAGCTGCCTTGGACTTCTACTACAACGACCACTCCATCAAGTTCAACCTCGAACATGCTTGGAGGGAGCTCCGGCATGACAGTAAATGGTGCTCAACCTATCTGCCTAAGGAGGGGCCTAAGGAGAAGCGCAAGCAAGTGTTGGAGGTTGATGGAGATGAGGAAGTGAGAGAACCTGAAGCAAGACCTATCGGGGTAAAGGCTGCAAAAGCTGTtctaaagaggaagaagagcagTAAGGAACTTGAGTTGTCAAAGTTAGAGGCCCTGTTTGAAATAAAACAGAAACTCTCTAACCAAAAAATCCTAGAACGTTTGATAGCCAAACAAGACCCCCTCTCTGAGATGGAAACATCACTTAAAAACAAACTAATGTCTGAGATGTTACAGTAA
- the LOC125590625 gene encoding uncharacterized protein LOC125590625 yields MSSSSSDELEERLEEVFDDILEDTYNNIVESHHNNPVRRLYIERDRETGHERLWNDYFCENSTFSPNLFRRRFRMNKDLFMHIVHRLSDDVPFFRQSRDATGRPGLSPLQKCTAAIRLLAYGSAADAVDEYLRLGESTALLCLHKFTENIIRLFGDEYLRRPTPEDLQRLLDIGEIRGFPGMVGSIDCMHWEWKNCPTSWKGQYTRGSGKPTIVLEAVASQDLWIWHAFFGSPGTLNDINVLDRSPVFDDILQGRAPRVQYVVNGHQYDLAYYLTDGIYPKWSTFIQSISLPQGPKAELFAKCQEATRKDVERAFGVLQARFAIVKNPALTLDKTKSNMNETDTLSTIYLSLKKEMEAEVLR; encoded by the exons atgtcatcatcttcatccgaCGAACTCGAAGAAAGACTAGAAGAAGTTTTTGACGACATTTTGGAGGACACATACAACAACATAGTGGAGTCCCATCACAATAACCCAGTTAGACGTCTTTATATAGAACGCGATCGAGAAACGGGACACGaacgtttatggaatgattactTCTGCGAGAATTCGACTTTTTCCCCCAACTTATTCAGACGTCGTTTCCGCATGAACAAAGACTTATTCATGCATATTGTCCATCGCCTTTCAGATGACGTCCCTTTCTTTCGTCAGTCAAGAGATGCAACCGGGAGGCCCGGTCTTTCTCCACTACAAAAATGTACGGCTGCTATTCGTCTCCTCGCTTATGGTTCTGCAGCTGACGCAGTTGACGAGTATCTTCGACTTGGTGAATCCACGGCACTTTTGTGTTTACATAAGTTCACAGAAAACATAATACGGttatttggagatgagtatctacgaagacCAACTCcagaggatcttcaacgactacttGATATTGGAGAGATACGCGGCTTTCCTGGAATggtaggaagcatcgattgtatgcattgggagtggaaaaattgtCCAACCTCTTGGAAAGGACAATACACACGTGGATCCGGAAAACCGACAATTGTCTTGGAGGCAgtagcttcacaagatctttggatatggcacgctttTTTTGGTTCTCCAGGTACTTTGAACGATATTAACGTCCTTGAtcgatcacctgtttttgatgacattttacaaggtcgagcacCAAGAGTTCAGTACGTGGTCAACGGACACCAGTATGATTTGGCGTACTACCTCACAGACGGcatatatccaaaatggtcaacatttatccaatctatctcCCTCCCGCAAGGTCCTAAAGCAGAGTTATTTGCTAAATGTCAAGAAGCGACTCGAAAAGATGTTgagcgggcttttggagttttgcaagctcgatttgcgatTGTGAAAAACCCGGCTCTTACATTAGACAAGACGAAA tcgaaTATGAACGAGACGGATACACTCAGTACAATATATCTGAgtttgaagaaggagatggaagcaGAAGTTCTCAGGTAG